One Glycine max cultivar Williams 82 chromosome 4, Glycine_max_v4.0, whole genome shotgun sequence DNA segment encodes these proteins:
- the LOC102662620 gene encoding RING-H2 finger protein ATL56: MEIVISLIILFVGIAILVVIHVCVVGRAFRGNNNEEEEEGTHRSINAMKRMFGGDSVGDLKNLPCFPYEEPKESTKGCCGLVDCAVCLENFKVGDVCRLLPNCSHSFHVQCIDSWILQTPVCPICRTWVHSPVVREQSVVSESLEIVTE, from the coding sequence ATGGAAATTGTGATTTCCTTGATCATACTCTTTGTGGGGATAGCAATTTTGGTGGTCATCCATGTCTGCGTCGTGGGGAGGGCCTTCAGAGGGAACaacaacgaagaagaagaagaaggtacTCATCGCAGCATCAATGCCATGAAGAGAATGTTTGGCGGCGACAGCGTTGGTGACCTGAAAAACCTTCCTTGCTTTCCTTATGAAGAGCCAAAAGAGAGTACTAAAGGGTGTTGTGGCCTAGTGGATTGTGCTGTTTGCTTGGAGAATTTCAAGGTTGGTGATGTGTGCAGATTATTGCCCAATTGCAGCCACAGCTTCCATGTGCAGTGTATAGACTCATGGATACTGCAGACACCCGTTTGTCCCATTTGTAGAACATGGGTTCATTCACCAGTTGTGAGGGAACAAAGTGTTGTTTCTGAAAGTTTAGAAATTGTAACGGAATAG